From one Acidobacteriota bacterium genomic stretch:
- a CDS encoding DUF1428 domain-containing protein translates to MSKFVDVYLLPIPEENVGAYRDLAAIASKFFLKHGARRYREYVAADLNAPELIPFPSVVELLPGETLVYAAVEFDSKEQRDAANKLAFNDPEMAAMMSCKPLFDYKRMVYGGFSILVDES, encoded by the coding sequence ATGTCTAAATTCGTTGACGTGTATCTTTTGCCGATCCCGGAAGAGAATGTCGGGGCGTACCGCGACCTTGCGGCGATTGCTTCCAAGTTCTTCTTGAAACACGGCGCGCGCCGATATCGTGAGTATGTCGCTGCCGATCTCAACGCGCCTGAGTTGATCCCGTTTCCGAGTGTGGTCGAACTTCTGCCCGGCGAGACGCTTGTTTACGCCGCCGTCGAGTTTGATTCCAAAGAGCAGCGTGACGCGGCAAACAAGCTCGCGTTCAACGACCCGGAGATGGCCGCGATGATGTCCTGCAAACCGCTCTTCGATTACAAACGGATGGTTTACGGCGGGTTTTCGATTCTCGTCGATGAATCTTGA
- the metH gene encoding methionine synthase: MSQFLDLLKEKIVVFDGAMGSNLQSQNLTIDDWGGPNFENCSENLLYTKPEAIETVHVGFLEVGCDVIETNSFGGGEVVLQEFGIADKAYDVNKLAASFAKNLANQYSTMEKPRFVAGSIGPGTKLPTLGHITYDDLKKSYVQQVRGLFDGGVDMFIVETCQDILQTKAALAAIFDFFKENRVKIPVIAQVTIETFGTMLNGTEISAALTALEPFPIDVIGMNCGTGPDQMTESVRYLCENSPFPVSVLPNAGLPEVKDGQQFYTESPEDFGLKIEHFARDFGANVVGGCCGTSFEHLREAIERVERLSPKQRDAHLVPAASSIYFQQPYTQDNSFLIVGERVNASGSKKMRDLLNAEDWDGLVSLAKEQEREGAHVLDVNVDFVGRDGVADMHELVRRLVTNVRIPLMLDSTEWEKMEAGLKLAGGKCLLNSTNFEDGEERYFKVLSIAKEYGAGIVVGLIDEEGMARTAVDKIRIARRAFKAATEYGLKAHDVFFDPLALPISTGIEEDRLNAAETIKAIRVIHEEMPEANIILGVSNISFGLNPAARVVLNSIFLHECVEAGMNSAIVNASKILPLNRFNEHEIDVALELIYDKRKFEGEICTYDPLGEFTTMFAGKTAKSMKQDISNLPVEEKLKRHIIDGEKIGLEDSLKTALEKYEPLEIINTLLLDGMKVVGDLFGSGQMQLPFVLQSAEAMKTAVKFLEPFMEKVEGSNKGTMILATVKGDVHDIGKNLVDIILTNNGYRVINLGIKQPIEDILHAYNEHGGDAIGMSGLLVKSTLIMRDNLEIMKERGINVPVILGGAALNRKYVDNDLVPLYDGKLFYARDAFDGLHAMDEVTSAAPAVGKTPAVGDDSGSAAEGSGSTFDTVADSEDLVGEDAKLGMVAARVSRQAAIEERTRHTTPSDVTKAVTIPKAPFYGSKVVELTDLNKVFDFINETALFKGQWQYKQGRKSAAEYAEILEKEVYPRFREVKAQAIREKLLEAKLAYGYFPCRSEGNDLIILNDDESTERLRFTFPRQPLEQRGSKNLCLADYFASDRTDVVAFQLVTMGRKASEHSHKLFKSDNYTDYLLFHGLSVEAAEALAELWHKRVREELGIAGDDSPELNKLFKQGYQGSRFSFGYPACPDLEDQSKIFELLGPERIGVELSEEFQLHPEQSTSAIIVHHRDAKYFNVE, from the coding sequence ATGAGTCAATTTCTGGATTTACTGAAAGAGAAGATCGTCGTTTTCGACGGCGCGATGGGTAGCAATCTGCAGTCGCAGAACCTGACGATCGATGATTGGGGCGGGCCGAATTTCGAGAACTGTTCGGAGAATCTGCTTTATACCAAACCGGAAGCGATCGAAACGGTCCACGTCGGATTTCTCGAAGTGGGCTGCGACGTCATCGAGACGAATTCGTTCGGCGGCGGGGAAGTCGTGCTCCAGGAATTCGGCATCGCCGACAAGGCATACGACGTCAACAAACTCGCGGCGAGTTTCGCCAAGAACCTCGCGAACCAGTATTCGACGATGGAAAAGCCGCGATTCGTCGCCGGCTCGATCGGTCCCGGCACCAAATTGCCGACGCTCGGCCACATCACTTACGACGATCTCAAGAAATCCTATGTTCAGCAGGTGCGCGGCCTTTTCGACGGCGGCGTCGATATGTTCATCGTCGAAACCTGCCAGGATATCTTGCAGACAAAGGCGGCTCTGGCCGCGATATTCGATTTCTTCAAAGAAAACCGAGTCAAGATCCCGGTGATCGCGCAGGTGACGATCGAGACTTTCGGGACGATGCTCAACGGAACCGAGATCTCGGCGGCGCTGACCGCGCTCGAGCCGTTTCCGATCGACGTCATCGGAATGAACTGCGGAACCGGTCCGGATCAAATGACCGAAAGCGTCAGATATTTGTGCGAGAATTCGCCGTTTCCGGTCTCCGTTCTGCCGAACGCGGGATTGCCCGAAGTTAAAGACGGTCAGCAGTTTTACACCGAATCACCGGAAGACTTCGGCCTCAAGATCGAGCATTTCGCACGCGATTTCGGGGCGAACGTCGTCGGCGGATGCTGCGGCACTTCGTTTGAACATCTGCGCGAGGCTATCGAACGCGTCGAACGGCTCTCGCCGAAACAGCGTGATGCGCATTTGGTGCCGGCAGCGTCTTCGATCTATTTTCAGCAGCCGTACACGCAGGACAATTCGTTTCTGATCGTCGGCGAGCGCGTCAACGCTTCGGGTTCGAAGAAGATGCGCGACCTTCTGAACGCCGAGGACTGGGACGGACTGGTCAGCCTCGCGAAGGAGCAGGAGCGCGAGGGCGCGCACGTGCTCGACGTCAATGTCGATTTCGTCGGCCGCGACGGCGTCGCCGATATGCACGAACTTGTCCGGCGCCTCGTGACGAACGTCCGCATTCCGTTGATGCTCGATTCGACGGAGTGGGAAAAGATGGAGGCCGGCCTGAAACTCGCCGGCGGCAAATGTCTTTTGAATTCAACGAACTTCGAGGACGGCGAGGAGCGTTATTTCAAGGTTCTCAGCATCGCCAAAGAATACGGCGCCGGAATCGTCGTCGGTTTGATCGACGAAGAAGGGATGGCGCGCACCGCAGTCGACAAGATCCGGATCGCACGTCGCGCTTTCAAAGCGGCGACCGAATACGGCCTCAAAGCGCACGACGTCTTTTTCGACCCGCTGGCCTTGCCGATCTCGACGGGTATCGAGGAAGACCGTCTGAACGCCGCCGAAACCATCAAGGCGATCCGCGTGATCCACGAGGAAATGCCCGAGGCGAACATCATTTTGGGAGTTTCGAATATCTCGTTCGGGCTGAACCCGGCGGCGCGTGTCGTTCTCAACTCGATCTTTCTGCACGAATGCGTCGAAGCCGGAATGAATTCGGCGATCGTCAACGCTTCGAAGATCCTGCCGCTCAACCGTTTCAACGAACACGAGATCGACGTCGCGCTCGAACTGATCTACGACAAACGAAAGTTCGAAGGCGAGATCTGCACCTACGATCCGCTCGGCGAGTTCACGACGATGTTTGCCGGCAAGACCGCGAAATCGATGAAACAGGACATTTCGAATCTGCCGGTCGAGGAAAAACTCAAGCGTCACATCATCGACGGCGAGAAGATCGGGCTCGAGGACAGCCTCAAAACGGCGCTCGAAAAATATGAGCCGCTCGAGATCATCAACACCTTACTTCTCGACGGGATGAAGGTCGTCGGTGACCTGTTCGGATCCGGCCAGATGCAACTGCCTTTCGTTTTGCAGTCGGCCGAGGCTATGAAGACGGCGGTGAAATTCCTCGAGCCGTTTATGGAAAAGGTCGAGGGCTCGAACAAGGGAACGATGATCCTCGCGACCGTCAAGGGCGACGTCCACGACATCGGCAAGAACCTCGTCGACATCATTCTGACGAACAACGGCTACCGCGTCATCAATCTCGGCATAAAGCAGCCGATCGAGGACATCCTCCACGCCTACAACGAGCACGGCGGCGACGCCATCGGAATGTCGGGATTGCTTGTGAAATCGACGCTCATAATGCGCGACAACCTCGAAATAATGAAGGAGCGCGGGATCAATGTTCCGGTCATCCTCGGCGGCGCGGCATTGAACCGAAAGTATGTCGACAACGACCTCGTGCCCCTTTACGACGGCAAGCTCTTTTATGCCCGCGACGCGTTCGACGGACTTCACGCGATGGATGAGGTCACGTCGGCTGCGCCTGCGGTCGGCAAAACGCCGGCGGTCGGCGATGATTCGGGATCTGCGGCGGAAGGATCGGGTTCGACGTTCGACACCGTTGCGGATTCGGAAGACCTCGTCGGCGAGGACGCCAAACTCGGGATGGTCGCGGCGCGTGTTTCGCGGCAAGCGGCGATCGAGGAACGAACAAGACACACGACGCCGTCCGATGTAACCAAAGCGGTTACAATTCCGAAAGCGCCTTTTTACGGCTCGAAGGTAGTCGAACTGACCGATCTCAACAAGGTTTTCGACTTCATCAACGAAACCGCTCTGTTCAAGGGCCAATGGCAATACAAGCAGGGCAGGAAATCGGCCGCCGAGTACGCTGAGATCCTCGAAAAGGAAGTTTATCCGCGCTTTCGCGAGGTCAAAGCGCAGGCGATCCGCGAAAAACTGCTCGAAGCGAAACTCGCTTACGGCTATTTCCCGTGCCGCTCGGAAGGAAACGACCTCATTATTTTGAACGACGATGAATCGACCGAACGCCTGCGGTTCACCTTCCCGCGCCAGCCGCTCGAACAGCGCGGATCGAAGAACCTTTGCCTTGCCGATTACTTTGCCTCCGACCGTACGGACGTCGTCGCATTTCAACTCGTGACGATGGGCCGCAAAGCGTCCGAGCACTCTCACAAACTCTTCAAATCTGACAATTACACGGACTATCTGTTGTTTCACGGACTTTCCGTCGAAGCCGCCGAGGCGCTCGCCGAACTTTGGCATAAGCGCGTCCGCGAAGAACTCGGGATCGCCGGCGACGATTCCCCGGAACTCAACAAGCTCTTCAAACAGGGCTATCAGGGATCGCGCTTCAGTTTCGGATACCCGGCGTGCCCTGATCTCGAGGACCAGTCGAAGATCTTCGAACTCCTCGGCCCCGAACGGATCGGCGTCGAACTGTCCGAGGAATTCCAGCTTCATCCGGAACAATCGACCTCGGCGATCATCGTTCACCACCGGGACGCGAAATACTTCAATGTGGAGTAA
- a CDS encoding metallophosphoesterase, whose amino-acid sequence MRIVCLSDTHNCNEQIAVPDGDLLIHSGDATNRGSEDEVSAFLEWFASLPHRNKIFVAGNHDWLYETNNELARRLTSDFGIIYLQDSSVDIDGFKIYGSPWQPRFFDWAFNLERGTELASKWRLIPDDTNILVTHGPPNGILDVVERPYFSENTGCEELAKRVESLSVGGHLKLHIFGHIHCGYGVDERFGIKFVNASNCDEEYGPTQPPIVVDI is encoded by the coding sequence ATGCGGATCGTTTGCCTGTCAGACACGCACAATTGCAACGAACAGATCGCCGTTCCGGACGGCGACCTTCTGATCCATTCGGGCGACGCGACCAACCGCGGATCGGAAGACGAGGTCAGCGCGTTCCTGGAATGGTTTGCTTCGCTCCCGCACAGAAACAAGATCTTCGTCGCCGGCAACCACGACTGGCTCTACGAGACGAACAACGAACTCGCGCGTCGTTTGACATCGGATTTCGGGATCATCTATCTGCAAGACTCGTCCGTAGACATCGACGGATTCAAGATCTACGGCAGCCCCTGGCAGCCGCGCTTTTTCGACTGGGCGTTCAATCTCGAGCGCGGCACCGAACTCGCCTCAAAGTGGCGGCTGATTCCTGACGACACGAACATTCTGGTCACGCACGGTCCGCCGAACGGGATTCTGGATGTCGTCGAGCGCCCCTATTTTTCGGAGAACACGGGATGCGAGGAACTCGCAAAACGGGTCGAATCGCTGAGCGTTGGGGGGCATTTGAAACTCCATATCTTCGGCCATATACACTGCGGTTACGGTGTCGACGAAAGGTTCGGCATCAAGTTCGTCAACGCTTCGAACTGCGACGAGGAATACGGGCCGACCCAGCCGCCGATCGTCGTCGATATCTAA
- a CDS encoding NADPH-dependent F420 reductase: MKIAILGAGNVGAALGRRLAEVGHEVEFGVRNPAEPREAVPGTRFETTAEAAHDSEVIILAVPFGAVESALRDCGDIEGKIIVDATNPLTMTDKGLALTCGFDTSGAEQIAPFTAGANLVKCFNSTGFANMADASKSMMFVCGDDHDAVETVRKLAEDIGFEAIAIGDLTKSRLLEPLAMLWIHLAYSTDLKRDFAFQIFRR; this comes from the coding sequence ATGAAAATTGCAATTCTTGGCGCCGGAAACGTCGGCGCGGCACTTGGACGGCGGTTGGCCGAAGTCGGTCACGAAGTCGAATTCGGCGTGCGAAATCCGGCCGAGCCACGCGAAGCGGTTCCCGGGACGAGGTTCGAAACAACCGCTGAAGCCGCTCACGACTCGGAGGTCATAATTCTTGCGGTGCCGTTTGGCGCGGTCGAATCCGCGCTTCGGGATTGCGGCGACATCGAAGGCAAGATCATCGTTGATGCGACAAACCCGCTCACGATGACCGACAAAGGTCTCGCGCTCACCTGCGGTTTCGACACTTCGGGCGCCGAACAGATCGCGCCGTTCACGGCTGGAGCCAACCTCGTAAAATGTTTTAACTCAACGGGTTTCGCGAATATGGCGGACGCCTCGAAATCGATGATGTTCGTCTGCGGCGATGATCACGACGCCGTCGAGACCGTACGCAAACTCGCCGAAGACATCGGTTTCGAGGCGATCGCGATCGGCGACCTGACGAAATCCCGTCTGCTCGAACCGCTCGCGATGCTCTGGATCCATCTCGCATACTCGACCGATCTGAAGAGAGATTTCGCGTTTCAGATCTTCAGGCGCTGA
- a CDS encoding VOC family protein encodes MTIVRSISRVILFVADPALMTRFYRDVIGLAVVGDGDPGFVILGGNGCQLALHRIPDEYLSDSEANSPREDSYVKFVLHSDDVESDRERLAAAGARMREIQRYNGLTFCDGADPEGNVFQISSRV; translated from the coding sequence ATGACGATCGTCAGATCAATCAGCCGCGTTATTTTGTTTGTCGCCGACCCTGCGTTGATGACGCGCTTTTACCGCGATGTGATCGGGCTTGCGGTTGTCGGCGACGGTGATCCGGGTTTCGTCATTCTCGGCGGGAATGGCTGCCAACTGGCGCTGCACCGGATTCCGGACGAATACTTGAGCGACAGCGAGGCAAATTCGCCGCGTGAGGATTCGTACGTGAAGTTTGTTTTACACAGCGACGATGTCGAGTCGGACCGCGAAAGACTGGCTGCCGCGGGCGCGCGGATGCGCGAGATCCAACGTTACAATGGGCTGACGTTCTGTGATGGCGCCGACCCTGAAGGGAATGTTTTTCAGATCAGCAGCCGGGTTTAG
- a CDS encoding saccharopine dehydrogenase NADP-binding domain-containing protein, with product MKKKIFIAGSGGIGEAAALLLREWSEFEVELCLGDVSEENLESARRFVLDGSNKTSEVESVLMARDGINDAMKSAFDECDCLLDCSPGGQAPKMARFAKDFGMHYANLTEYVAETDEIMELARDAQTGFVLQTGLAPGFINVLAMSLYNEFVAKYENDKVERIGMKVGALTAHAHEPHFYGFTWSPIGVATEYVKNSRVIRDFKITERPALSARETIVIGARTYEADLTSGGAADLPDFFVGKARSLDYKTLRYVGHYEWVERQVKKLPKDENLPNRLQDVMLQAIPSVEDDLVLVHASVDGFDSHGRRRMIEKAYYVEPLEINGKSLRAIQTTTAAPLCESAMMLLKGDRKGVVLQSEVEPHSFMHGTFVSRVYSIL from the coding sequence ATGAAAAAGAAGATATTTATTGCCGGTTCGGGGGGAATCGGGGAAGCCGCCGCGCTGCTCTTGCGCGAGTGGTCGGAATTTGAGGTCGAGCTCTGTCTCGGCGATGTTTCGGAAGAAAATCTCGAAAGTGCGCGCCGCTTCGTCCTTGACGGATCCAACAAAACGTCAGAAGTTGAATCGGTTCTGATGGCACGCGACGGCATCAATGACGCGATGAAGTCCGCATTCGACGAATGCGACTGTCTGCTCGACTGTTCGCCGGGCGGGCAGGCTCCGAAGATGGCGCGGTTCGCAAAGGATTTCGGGATGCATTACGCGAATCTGACGGAATATGTCGCCGAGACCGACGAGATCATGGAACTCGCAAGGGACGCCCAAACGGGATTTGTCCTGCAAACCGGACTGGCGCCGGGTTTTATCAACGTCCTCGCGATGTCGCTTTACAACGAGTTCGTCGCGAAATACGAGAACGACAAGGTCGAGCGCATCGGGATGAAGGTCGGCGCGCTCACGGCGCACGCGCACGAGCCGCATTTTTACGGCTTTACCTGGTCGCCGATCGGCGTCGCGACCGAATACGTCAAGAACTCGCGCGTCATCCGCGACTTCAAGATCACCGAACGACCGGCGCTTTCGGCGCGCGAAACGATCGTCATCGGAGCGCGCACCTACGAAGCCGACCTGACATCGGGCGGTGCCGCCGATCTGCCGGATTTCTTCGTCGGCAAGGCGAGATCGCTGGATTACAAGACGCTCCGCTACGTCGGCCACTACGAATGGGTCGAACGGCAGGTGAAGAAATTGCCGAAAGACGAAAATCTCCCGAATCGGTTGCAGGACGTTATGCTCCAAGCCATCCCGTCGGTCGAGGACGATCTGGTTCTAGTTCACGCGTCCGTTGACGGATTCGATTCGCACGGCCGTCGCCGGATGATCGAAAAAGCGTATTACGTTGAACCGCTTGAGATCAACGGCAAGAGCCTTCGGGCAATCCAAACGACGACCGCGGCCCCGCTTTGCGAGTCGGCAATGATGCTGCTCAAAGGCGACAGAAAAGGCGTTGTCCTTCAAAGCGAGGTCGAACCGCATTCGTTTATGCACGGCACCTTTGTTTCGAGAGTTTACTCGATCCTATGA
- a CDS encoding GNAT family N-acetyltransferase, with translation MSGLIRTNSGNSDFRELVAMLDAELAIRDGAEHSFYAQFNRIDSIANVVVAYDGDRAIGCGAFKPFEGAIVEIKRMYVRPEYRGRAVAVKVLNELEKWAREEGAVEAVLETGFKQPEAIRLYEKSGYDRIPNYGQYADVENSICMRKSF, from the coding sequence ATGTCCGGTTTGATCCGAACAAACTCGGGAAACTCCGATTTCCGCGAACTCGTCGCGATGCTCGATGCCGAGCTTGCCATTCGTGACGGCGCGGAGCATTCGTTCTATGCCCAGTTCAACAGGATCGATTCGATCGCGAATGTGGTAGTCGCCTACGACGGCGATCGAGCGATCGGTTGCGGCGCGTTCAAGCCTTTCGAAGGCGCGATCGTTGAGATCAAACGGATGTACGTTCGACCGGAATACCGCGGTCGGGCCGTCGCCGTGAAGGTTCTGAACGAACTCGAAAAATGGGCTCGCGAAGAGGGGGCTGTCGAAGCGGTTCTGGAAACAGGTTTCAAGCAACCGGAAGCGATCAGGCTATACGAAAAGTCCGGCTACGATCGAATCCCGAACTATGGTCAGTATGCCGACGTCGAAAACAGCATCTGTATGCGCAAATCATTCTGA
- a CDS encoding DUF1211 domain-containing protein, translated as MGYFTKGRVETFSDGIFAIIVTLLVLEIKVPHIADHDSVALLSAALWNLLPKVVAWMISFLTVCVIWVNHHRIFEAVRTIDQPFFWLNANLLLWVSLIPFPTALMGDYPHNPLAVSVYGAVSFMMGIAFLLIRWYMLKRVEITQGVSNAELRRGLRNVLFFGPTPYLVAIGVAWIHPYLAFAIYAFVTIYFIFPRSTALGKDPGPLSE; from the coding sequence ATGGGATACTTCACCAAGGGCCGCGTCGAGACGTTCAGCGATGGGATCTTTGCGATCATCGTCACGTTGCTCGTGCTCGAGATCAAGGTCCCGCACATCGCCGACCACGATTCGGTCGCGCTGCTTTCGGCCGCACTCTGGAATCTGCTCCCGAAGGTCGTCGCTTGGATGATAAGTTTCCTGACGGTCTGCGTGATCTGGGTCAATCACCATCGGATCTTCGAGGCCGTCAGGACGATCGACCAGCCGTTCTTCTGGCTGAACGCCAATCTGCTTTTATGGGTCTCGCTGATTCCCTTTCCGACCGCGCTGATGGGAGACTATCCGCATAACCCGTTGGCGGTCAGCGTTTACGGGGCGGTGTCGTTTATGATGGGGATCGCTTTTCTGCTGATCAGATGGTATATGCTCAAACGTGTTGAGATCACGCAAGGCGTATCCAACGCGGAGTTGCGTCGCGGCCTTCGAAATGTTTTGTTTTTTGGTCCGACGCCTTATCTCGTCGCGATCGGCGTTGCCTGGATCCATCCGTATCTGGCGTTTGCGATCTACGCGTTCGTGACGATCTATTTCATCTTCCCGCGGTCGACGGCGCTCGGTAAGGATCCCGGTCCGCTTTCAGAATGA
- a CDS encoding DoxX family protein encodes MKIAVIAVRVLLGLLLLFASVAFFANLVPPPELSGNAKAFFEGLAASKYIVPVVKVFEFLCGIAFLSGRFVPLAVVVFFPIAVNILLVHLLVMPDGLPVAIAVFAAEAFLVFANWRSFESLLKAK; translated from the coding sequence ATGAAAATTGCCGTAATTGCGGTTCGCGTACTGCTCGGACTCTTGCTCTTGTTCGCATCGGTTGCGTTCTTTGCGAATCTCGTTCCGCCGCCGGAGCTTTCCGGAAACGCAAAGGCGTTCTTCGAAGGACTCGCCGCGTCGAAGTACATCGTTCCGGTCGTAAAGGTCTTTGAGTTTCTGTGCGGGATCGCGTTTCTTTCAGGCCGTTTCGTGCCCCTCGCGGTCGTTGTCTTTTTCCCGATCGCAGTGAATATCCTGCTCGTACATCTCCTCGTGATGCCTGACGGTTTGCCCGTCGCGATCGCCGTCTTCGCCGCCGAGGCATTTCTCGTTTTTGCCAACTGGAGATCTTTCGAATCGCTTCTCAAAGCGAAGTGA
- a CDS encoding nuclear transport factor 2 family protein, with translation MTASSTNRLHLVQGYIDAYNRCDVPAMLRTLHPDIEFKNVSGGRVTSNTVGIAQFEEKARASARLFKTRHQHIEEISFLEDRIEVRIGYSATLAVDLPNGLRAGRTIELNGRSIFRFSGDLIIGIEDIS, from the coding sequence ATGACGGCAAGCAGTACGAACCGGTTGCACCTGGTCCAGGGATACATCGACGCCTACAACCGTTGCGATGTCCCGGCGATGTTGCGGACCCTTCATCCGGACATCGAATTCAAGAATGTTTCCGGCGGGCGTGTCACATCAAACACGGTCGGGATTGCTCAATTTGAAGAGAAGGCCAGAGCGTCGGCGAGGCTCTTCAAGACAAGGCATCAGCACATCGAGGAGATTTCGTTTCTGGAAGACAGGATCGAGGTCCGGATCGGGTACAGCGCGACGCTCGCGGTGGATCTCCCGAACGGTCTCAGGGCGGGACGAACCATCGAACTCAATGGCCGCTCGATTTTCCGGTTCTCCGGCGACCTCATAATCGGGATAGAAGACATCAGTTAA
- a CDS encoding M20/M25/M40 family metallo-hydrolase codes for MSRVPPAALSAFACGPVIVYKPDYTFMLRTKRFYSLTALMIAVFGFSVFQYTRANAENSEVWVSFDQNELAQIRNGLVDDPSGLAEAKVEMAIGGIALLRLTEAQMESMSRLMHEHFHKCSGFIAHPSKDDAIASVEALQAVDPLQQFVTYTIDNQAAVSPMLAEASELQNRQAIIDLSAFPTRRHNQPTGLDSANWIKNKWTALAAGRSDVTVENYVHPVATTPQPSIVMTIQGQTLPDEIVVLGAHQDSINTGGATLNAPGADDDASGVASLTETIRVLMAKGFRPNRTVKFMAYAAEEVGLKGSGAIALDYRNQNKNVVGVVQLDMTNYKGSAFDIVLMTDFSNAAQNQFVQDLVTAYQPSLSVGTSVCGYGCSDHASWFNRGYPTSMPFESTMQTYNGTIHSINDTISQSGSNANHALKFTKLALSFVGELAKGSLAPTARAPFDFDGDAKSDISIFRPGVGEWWYLRSSDGGNRAFQFGTSTDTLTPGDFTGDGKADLAFFRPSNGEWFVFRSENATFYSFPFGVSTDTPVPADYDGDNKTDAAVFRASNSTWYIQRSGGGTTIQAFGSAGDKPVAADYDGDGKADIAIYRPSVGQWWLNRSTSGVIAVTFGTSTDKTVQGDYTGDGKADPAFFRNGEWFVLRSENSTFYSFPFGISSDTPVPGDYDGDGKYDGGVFRSTNSTWYVQRSTAGTLIQGFGANGDVAVPSSSVR; via the coding sequence GTGTCACGAGTTCCACCGGCGGCTCTTTCGGCGTTTGCCTGCGGACCGGTCATAGTTTACAAGCCAGATTACACATTTATGTTGCGAACAAAACGATTCTATTCATTGACCGCTCTGATGATCGCGGTCTTCGGTTTCTCTGTTTTCCAGTACACGCGCGCGAACGCCGAGAATTCCGAGGTCTGGGTGTCCTTCGATCAGAATGAACTGGCACAGATCCGGAACGGCCTCGTCGATGACCCGAGCGGACTGGCCGAAGCCAAAGTCGAGATGGCAATCGGCGGAATCGCCCTTCTGCGTCTGACGGAAGCTCAGATGGAATCGATGTCGCGCTTGATGCACGAGCATTTTCACAAATGCAGCGGCTTCATCGCGCATCCGAGCAAGGACGATGCGATCGCCTCGGTCGAGGCGTTGCAGGCGGTCGACCCTTTGCAGCAATTCGTGACGTACACGATCGACAATCAGGCCGCGGTTTCGCCGATGCTCGCCGAAGCGAGCGAACTCCAGAACCGTCAGGCGATCATCGATCTTTCGGCGTTCCCGACCCGACGGCATAATCAACCGACGGGCCTTGATTCGGCAAACTGGATCAAGAACAAATGGACCGCACTTGCCGCCGGTCGTTCCGACGTTACCGTTGAAAACTACGTGCATCCGGTGGCAACCACTCCGCAGCCGTCGATCGTGATGACTATTCAGGGACAGACGCTCCCCGACGAGATCGTCGTTTTGGGCGCGCACCAGGATTCGATCAACACCGGCGGGGCGACCTTGAACGCGCCCGGCGCCGATGACGACGCGTCCGGCGTCGCGAGCCTCACGGAAACGATCCGCGTGTTGATGGCAAAGGGCTTTCGCCCGAATCGGACGGTCAAGTTTATGGCCTACGCGGCCGAAGAGGTCGGGCTCAAGGGTTCGGGTGCGATCGCTCTCGACTACCGAAATCAAAACAAGAATGTCGTCGGCGTCGTGCAGCTCGATATGACGAATTACAAGGGATCGGCGTTCGACATCGTGCTGATGACCGATTTCTCAAATGCGGCCCAGAATCAGTTTGTACAAGACCTGGTCACGGCCTATCAGCCGTCGCTTTCGGTCGGCACATCGGTCTGCGGATACGGTTGCTCGGATCACGCTTCGTGGTTCAACCGCGGCTATCCGACGTCGATGCCGTTCGAATCGACGATGCAGACTTACAACGGAACGATCCATTCGATCAACGACACGATATCGCAGAGCGGCAGCAACGCCAACCACGCTTTGAAATTCACGAAACTCGCGCTCTCGTTCGTCGGCGAACTTGCAAAAGGCTCGCTCGCGCCAACCGCGCGGGCTCCGTTCGACTTCGACGGCGACGCCAAGTCGGACATCTCGATCTTTCGTCCGGGCGTCGGCGAATGGTGGTATTTGCGGTCGAGCGACGGCGGCAACCGTGCGTTTCAGTTCGGGACCTCGACCGACACGCTGACGCCGGGCGATTTTACCGGCGACGGCAAGGCCGACCTCGCGTTCTTCCGACCGTCGAACGGTGAGTGGTTTGTCTTCCGGAGCGAGAACGCGACCTTTTACTCTTTCCCGTTCGGCGTTTCGACCGACACGCCGGTTCCGGCGGACTACGACGGCGACAACAAAACGGACGCGGCGGTCTTCAGAGCTTCGAACTCGACTTGGTACATCCAGAGATCCGGCGGCGGAACGACGATCCAGGCATTCGGCTCCGCGGGCGACAAACCGGTCGCGGCCGATTATGACGGCGACGGCAAAGCCGATATCGCGATCTATCGGCCAAGCGTCGGACAATGGTGGCTGAACCGTTCGACGTCCGGCGTCATCGCCGTGACTTTCGGAACGAGCACCGACAAGACGGTTCAGGGCGACTATACCGGCGACGGCAAGGCCGACCCGGCCTTTTTCCGAAACGGTGAATGGTTTGTTTTGAGAAGTGAAAACTCGACGTTCTATTCCTTCCCGTTCGGAATCTCGTCCGACACGCCGGTTCCCGGAGATTACGACGGCGACGGCAAGTACGACGGCGGGGTCTTTCGCTCGACGAACAGCACTTGGTACGTCCAGCGCTCGACGGCGGGAACTCTGATCCAGGGCTTCGGCGCGAACGGCGACGTCGCGGTTCCCAGTTCGTCGGTACGCTGA